tcagggatctttgaatgctatcatgtTCCACTATTGAAGGCGAACTTTAAGAATTACTTTGCATTTCGATAGTTATATTTGTGCTCGTTGACCAAGGTTTCACTATACTGCCTATCATTCCCAATGTAACTGAAGGATCGCAGTGTCCGATTTCCCTTTAGTAAAGTTAGTAGGAGATTGACTTGACTGTATTTGCAGCAGTCTTGCGGGAAAAAGTTGTGGAGAGGCCCTCTCCCCCTTAACGCACGCAGTATTCTGCAATCAAAAACACATCTATGGCATCCCACTGCTGCTGTTGTCCAGAGGGGCTCTGTGCCTGCGGCCACCACTGTGTGGGTCTTCGTGTCTGCGCATGTGCACCTTGGCGCTGCTGCGCTGAGCAAAGACGGCTGGGCAGTGCGGGCACGAGTAGGGCCGCTCGCCAGTGTGCGACCGCATGTGACGCACCACGTCCGAGTTCTGCGCGAACCCACGGTTGCACACGTGGCACCGAAAGGGACGCTCGCCAGTGTGCGACCGCATGTGGCCCACCAAATGCGCACTCTGCGCGAATGCACGGTTGCAGACGTGGCACCGATGGGGTCGCTCGCCCGTGTGTACTCGCTCGTGCACGGCCAGACGGAACTTCTGCCACGTCGCATACGGGCAGAAGCGACACTGGTGCTGAACACTGGTCCCTGCTGGCGCCGGCCGAGGCCTCTCCTCTGGAAGCAGCGACGGGCCAGCTACGAGCGGGAATGCAAATGTCGAGTCAATTATCAAAGGGGCACCGAAGATAAAACATTGTTGTGTCCTATGCATAGGTGGCTATACGTGTTGAGTGAAGCTTCTGGTGATGTTGAAGCTTCCGGTGAGCCTCCACTTATGTGCAACAGAACTGTACGttaaatgcacacacacactacGAGGATGGCCTATGTTGCCAACTTCTTGTCTACCTTTCTGTTGCCGACTTC
The nucleotide sequence above comes from Dermacentor andersoni chromosome 10, qqDerAnde1_hic_scaffold, whole genome shotgun sequence. Encoded proteins:
- the LOC129388041 gene encoding uncharacterized protein encodes the protein MMIVFFSSSSKPRAVRVERGVKISLPWTDLEERDSSAPVDNVGSVVLAETAGPSLLPEERPRPAPAGTSVQHQCRFCPYATWQKFRLAVHERVHTGERPHRCHVCNRAFAQSAHLVGHMRSHTGERPFRCHVCNRGFAQNSDVVRHMRSHTGERPYSCPHCPAVFAQRSSAKVHMRRHEDPHSGGRRHRAPLDNSSSGMP